From the Pseudoalteromonas tunicata genome, one window contains:
- a CDS encoding energy transducer TonB translates to MIRFLFSLLAGGAVTFGLFFFMAYLISGGADRAQNDQEQIIVEIMTNPPESKVQERKRVPPPPPPPPKQPPKPQPPQPENSNPNVGGLTFNMPTINTGGMSGGLSGPGAFGRDGDATPIVRIEPKYPPQAARDGKEGWVQLSFSIDELGGVVDIEVIDAEPKRLFDREAKRALSKWKYKSKIVDGKPIKQTGLQVQLDFKLNQEQNN, encoded by the coding sequence ATGATTCGTTTTCTGTTTTCACTTTTAGCAGGTGGGGCAGTTACTTTCGGCTTGTTCTTTTTTATGGCATATCTTATCTCCGGTGGAGCGGATCGTGCCCAAAATGACCAAGAGCAAATCATAGTCGAAATTATGACGAATCCACCTGAATCCAAGGTGCAGGAGCGTAAGCGTGTTCCGCCTCCGCCGCCTCCACCGCCGAAGCAGCCGCCTAAACCGCAGCCGCCTCAGCCGGAAAATAGCAACCCAAATGTGGGTGGTTTAACATTTAATATGCCTACCATTAATACTGGGGGTATGAGCGGTGGGTTAAGTGGCCCAGGTGCTTTTGGTCGCGACGGTGATGCAACACCTATCGTTCGAATTGAACCAAAGTATCCGCCACAAGCTGCTCGAGATGGTAAAGAGGGTTGGGTACAGCTTTCATTCTCAATTGATGAGCTTGGTGGGGTTGTTGATATCGAAGTTATCGATGCAGAACCAAAACGCCTTTTCGATCGTGAAGCAAAACGTGCACTTTCGAAATGGAAATACAAGTCAAAGATTGTTGATGGTAAGCCAATTAAACAAACTGGTCTTCAAGTTCAACTTGATTTTAAACTGAACCAAGAACAAAACAACTAA
- a CDS encoding ExbD/TolR family protein encodes MARKQRFREDEDAAVDMTPMLDIVFIMLIFFIVTTSFVKEAGIEVNKPKAAQASKQKNANIFIAVRSNGEVWIDKQQVDVERVAAKIESLLAEQPTDVVIIQADKEAKHGVVVKVMDAIKATGDLRISIAGDQ; translated from the coding sequence ATGGCACGTAAACAACGTTTCCGTGAAGACGAAGACGCAGCAGTAGATATGACACCGATGCTTGACATCGTATTTATCATGCTGATTTTCTTCATCGTTACGACTTCATTCGTTAAAGAAGCGGGTATTGAAGTCAACAAACCAAAAGCAGCTCAGGCTAGCAAGCAGAAAAATGCAAACATCTTTATTGCTGTTCGTAGCAATGGGGAAGTTTGGATTGATAAGCAGCAAGTCGACGTTGAACGTGTTGCTGCTAAGATTGAAAGTTTACTTGCAGAACAACCTACAGACGTTGTAATTATCCAAGCGGATAAAGAAGCGAAACATGGTGTTGTTGTTAAAGTAATGGACGCAATCAAAGCAACTGGTGACTTAAGAATATCAATAGCTGGAGATCAGTGA
- a CDS encoding MotA/TolQ/ExbB proton channel family protein: MLFLIELWESVRDFVATGGQVLYVVAIALFLMWVLMIERYWFLTAEFPRMRNSIVASWDARQDTTSWYAHRIRDAWISDAAEKLNQRMLLIKTLVAICPLIGLLGTVTGMIAVFETMANQGTGNARLMAAGISMATIPTMAGMVAALSGVFFSTRLEAKAKVAKAKLVDSLPHH; this comes from the coding sequence ATGCTATTCCTGATAGAGCTTTGGGAATCTGTCAGGGATTTTGTGGCAACAGGCGGCCAAGTTCTTTATGTGGTCGCAATAGCACTCTTTCTTATGTGGGTATTAATGATTGAGCGTTATTGGTTCTTAACTGCAGAGTTTCCTCGTATGAGAAACAGTATTGTTGCAAGTTGGGACGCCCGCCAGGATACAACATCCTGGTATGCACACAGAATCCGTGATGCATGGATTTCTGACGCGGCTGAAAAATTAAATCAGCGTATGTTGTTGATAAAAACATTAGTTGCTATCTGTCCATTAATTGGCTTGCTAGGAACTGTAACGGGTATGATCGCTGTTTTCGAAACAATGGCAAACCAAGGTACAGGTAACGCACGTTTAATGGCAGCTGGTATTTCAATGGCTACTATCCCAACAATGGCTGGAATGGTTGCGGCACTGTCTGGTGTTTTCTTTAGTACACGTCTTGAAGCTAAGGCAAAAGTGGCTAAAGCAAAACTAGTAGATAGTCTGCCTCATCACTAG
- a CDS encoding MotA/TolQ/ExbB proton channel family protein gives MKKLFKGFAVAAVLSVSAGVALNAHANTVALDQILEQVKKDRISEGKINQQREQEFLSARSDKQALLNNAKRDLAAEKARGEQLKKQYAQNELTLASKEQELETAKGTLGEMFGVVRRAASETIGSIEASVVSAQFPNREEVLRSLAAAKELPTTRELEELWIGLQTEMTESAKVATFDVEVAQLDGATSVKSVTRIGTFNLVSEDGYLIYHPETKQVQPLGRQPDAFVTDSANALRKAAPGSYVGFYLDPTRGSILRLNTQKATPEDRFHQGGEVGYIIAVLLVIGFIIALVRLIDLSLVSSKMKSQLKNAGTPNTNNPLGRILKVYHDNKNQDVENLELKLDEAILRETPRIEAGINIIKIFAAIAPLLGLLGTVVGMIDTFQQITLFGTGDPKIMAGSISMALVTTALGLIAALPLILLHAVVHGRSKSIVHVLEEQSAGIIAAHAEKEKA, from the coding sequence ATGAAGAAACTTTTTAAAGGTTTTGCTGTTGCGGCAGTGCTATCTGTTTCTGCAGGTGTTGCGTTAAACGCTCATGCGAACACAGTTGCTTTAGATCAAATCCTAGAGCAAGTTAAGAAAGACCGTATTTCTGAAGGCAAAATTAATCAGCAACGTGAGCAAGAGTTTTTATCTGCACGCTCTGATAAACAAGCCCTATTAAACAATGCTAAACGTGACCTTGCTGCTGAAAAAGCACGTGGTGAGCAGCTTAAAAAGCAATATGCTCAAAACGAATTAACATTAGCTTCTAAAGAGCAAGAACTTGAAACAGCTAAAGGTACTTTAGGTGAGATGTTCGGTGTTGTTCGCCGTGCTGCATCAGAGACTATTGGTTCAATCGAAGCATCTGTAGTAAGTGCTCAATTCCCAAATCGTGAAGAAGTATTGCGTTCATTAGCTGCGGCTAAAGAGCTTCCTACTACTCGTGAACTTGAAGAGCTATGGATTGGTTTACAAACTGAAATGACTGAATCAGCAAAAGTTGCTACTTTTGATGTTGAAGTTGCTCAGTTAGATGGCGCGACAAGTGTTAAATCAGTAACACGTATCGGTACGTTCAACTTAGTAAGTGAAGATGGATATTTAATTTATCATCCAGAAACTAAGCAAGTACAGCCTTTAGGTCGTCAACCAGATGCATTCGTAACAGACAGTGCAAACGCTTTACGTAAAGCAGCTCCTGGTAGCTATGTAGGTTTCTACTTAGATCCAACTCGTGGTTCAATTTTGCGTCTTAATACGCAAAAAGCGACACCAGAAGATCGTTTCCACCAAGGTGGTGAAGTAGGTTACATCATTGCTGTATTATTAGTAATTGGTTTCATTATCGCACTAGTGCGTTTAATTGACCTTTCATTAGTATCAAGCAAAATGAAGTCTCAACTTAAAAACGCTGGTACGCCGAATACAAATAACCCATTGGGCCGTATTCTTAAAGTTTACCATGACAACAAAAACCAAGATGTTGAAAATCTAGAGCTTAAACTAGACGAAGCAATTTTACGTGAAACACCACGTATTGAAGCTGGTATCAATATCATCAAGATCTTCGCTGCTATCGCACCGTTATTAGGTCTATTGGGTACTGTTGTTGGTATGATCGATACGTTCCAACAAATCACATTATTTGGTACTGGTGATCCTAAGATCATGGCTGGTTCAATCTCTATGGCGCTTGTAACAACGGCTCTAGGTTTGATCGCTGCATTACCATTAATTTTATTACACGCTGTTGTTCATGGTCGTAGCAAGTCAATTGTTCACGTACTTGAAGAGCAAAGTGCAGGTATCATCGCCGCTCACGCGGAGAAGGAGAAAGCCTAA
- a CDS encoding DUF3450 domain-containing protein, translating to MSVKIRKSLVATALVGAFAFASNSVMADPLNELHKAEDVIHKAAVKSQAKVDNTFDQTQELISEFRLVVDEREILKVYNDHVANLVADQNAGIESFNRQIATIDKTKQNVVPLMYRMIDTLEQFIKADVPFETEKRLDRVTRLRETMINSSVTTSEKYRQVLEAYLIEKDYSSIVASGQGSLKLDGREITVDFGRVGRVAYVAQSLDMKHAWVWNNTTKSWDALGEEYLKPVKELIRMSRKQASFDLVKLPIFGAE from the coding sequence ATGTCTGTTAAAATCAGAAAGAGTCTTGTAGCAACTGCGTTGGTTGGCGCATTTGCATTTGCAAGCAACAGTGTGATGGCAGATCCATTGAATGAACTTCACAAAGCGGAAGATGTAATTCATAAGGCTGCTGTAAAGTCGCAAGCAAAAGTGGATAACACTTTTGATCAAACTCAAGAATTAATTTCTGAATTCCGTTTAGTTGTTGATGAAAGAGAAATTCTTAAAGTCTATAACGATCACGTTGCAAATTTGGTTGCTGACCAAAATGCAGGGATTGAATCGTTTAATCGTCAAATTGCGACGATCGACAAAACAAAACAAAACGTTGTGCCTTTGATGTATCGCATGATCGATACGCTTGAGCAATTCATCAAAGCGGACGTTCCTTTTGAAACTGAAAAGCGTCTTGATCGTGTAACACGTTTACGTGAAACAATGATTAATTCGTCAGTAACGACATCTGAAAAGTACCGTCAAGTACTTGAAGCTTACTTAATTGAGAAAGATTACAGCTCAATCGTTGCTTCAGGCCAAGGTTCTTTAAAATTAGATGGCCGCGAAATTACAGTTGATTTCGGTCGTGTAGGTCGCGTTGCTTATGTTGCTCAGTCACTAGATATGAAACATGCTTGGGTATGGAATAATACTACTAAATCATGGGATGCATTAGGTGAAGAATACCTTAAACCTGTGAAAGAATTAATCCGTATGTCACGCAAACAAGCGTCATTCGATCTTGTTAAACTTCCAATCTTTGGCGCGGAGTAA
- a CDS encoding putative 2OG-Fe(II) oxygenase: MSFSRSFQAAVTAFQNKEYDLAQSICEQLTKQIKNCEIFHLLALINKAKNKLDKSRYYFEIAVKYGSNNANIHANFANLLANLNDNQLAKKHYSIALKLDPEFSDVKVNFSLLLSKERNLSAALNLIDSEIEKRAQPQKLLKIKAKILQNCLEFNQSEALFRVCLAHDPSDYFCQINYVCVLRELEQYPLALSFLQQITIQQPQNSEIAFLTGCIYYDQQAYKEAEYFLKQALIFSPENIAAHEALNKLYWEQDQQALFLTSYEILKNTVPSAQLSYSKIAQQIQANQFEQAQVELNLLPNSIINTSGFTHLQAVIADRLGDKAKANDFYARAALADPGNLRLQIDFANLLIKQKKYLQALSILEPLSNLHFFNQELWAYKGICWRLLNNPKHNWLNNYEQFIQPINLGYPSGYDSQAHFLHELSDTLISLHTGKNQPLDQSVRQGTQTIGNLLNKKLTVIQEYKHLLTKAAHVYLNQLPTDPTHPLLSRNRGQFSFEGSWSVKLNSGGFHSNHVHPLGWISGPSYINVPKEINANDPTKAGWVKFGETALELGEDEHIGRMICPQSGFVVLFPSYMWHGTQPFNSLQTRLTAPVDISPQ; encoded by the coding sequence ATGTCTTTCTCTCGCTCATTTCAAGCAGCTGTTACTGCATTTCAAAACAAAGAGTATGATCTTGCTCAGAGTATCTGTGAACAACTGACCAAACAAATAAAAAACTGCGAGATATTTCATTTATTAGCATTGATTAATAAGGCAAAAAATAAATTAGATAAAAGTAGGTATTATTTTGAGATTGCGGTTAAATATGGGTCCAATAATGCTAATATTCACGCTAACTTTGCAAATTTATTAGCGAATTTGAACGATAATCAGCTTGCCAAAAAGCATTATTCTATTGCTTTAAAGCTTGATCCTGAGTTCTCAGATGTAAAAGTGAATTTTTCCTTGCTACTTAGCAAAGAGCGCAATTTATCTGCGGCGTTAAATCTAATTGACAGTGAGATTGAAAAACGAGCCCAACCGCAAAAACTATTAAAAATTAAAGCTAAAATACTGCAGAACTGTTTGGAGTTTAACCAGTCAGAAGCATTGTTTAGAGTTTGTTTAGCGCATGACCCGAGTGATTATTTTTGCCAAATTAACTATGTGTGTGTGCTAAGAGAGCTTGAACAATACCCTCTCGCACTTTCATTTTTGCAGCAAATCACTATTCAACAACCCCAAAACTCTGAAATTGCTTTTTTAACTGGCTGTATCTATTACGACCAACAAGCATATAAAGAAGCTGAGTACTTTTTAAAACAAGCGCTCATTTTTTCTCCCGAAAATATTGCAGCCCATGAAGCCTTAAACAAACTTTATTGGGAACAAGACCAACAAGCACTCTTTCTTACAAGCTACGAGATATTAAAAAACACTGTACCATCGGCCCAACTGAGTTACTCAAAAATAGCTCAGCAGATTCAAGCCAATCAATTTGAGCAAGCTCAAGTTGAATTAAATCTATTGCCCAACTCAATCATTAACACCTCAGGCTTTACTCATCTACAAGCAGTTATTGCAGATCGTTTAGGTGATAAAGCCAAGGCTAATGACTTTTACGCTCGAGCCGCGTTGGCCGACCCAGGTAATTTAAGGTTGCAAATTGATTTTGCTAATTTATTAATTAAACAAAAAAAATACCTTCAAGCACTGTCAATATTAGAGCCTTTAAGTAACCTACATTTTTTTAATCAAGAATTATGGGCTTATAAAGGGATTTGTTGGCGCTTGCTCAATAATCCAAAACATAATTGGTTAAATAATTATGAGCAATTTATTCAACCTATCAATTTGGGCTATCCATCAGGTTATGACTCTCAAGCTCATTTCTTACATGAGCTTTCGGATACTTTAATAAGCTTGCATACCGGTAAAAATCAGCCGTTAGACCAAAGTGTACGGCAAGGCACCCAAACTATCGGTAACTTATTAAATAAAAAACTTACAGTTATACAAGAATATAAACACTTGCTCACAAAAGCAGCTCACGTTTATTTAAACCAATTGCCGACTGACCCAACACATCCTTTACTGTCGCGTAATCGCGGGCAGTTTAGCTTTGAAGGTAGCTGGTCGGTGAAACTTAATAGCGGAGGTTTTCATAGTAATCATGTCCACCCTCTTGGTTGGATTTCTGGACCTAGTTACATAAATGTTCCAAAAGAAATTAATGCCAATGATCCAACCAAAGCTGGTTGGGTCAAATTTGGCGAAACTGCATTAGAGCTAGGTGAGGACGAACACATTGGACGAATGATTTGTCCACAGTCTGGATTTGTTGTGCTGTTTCCAAGTTATATGTGGCATGGTACGCAGCCTTTTAATTCATTACAAACTCGCTTAACTGCACCTGTAGATATTAGCCCTCAATAA
- a CDS encoding tetratricopeptide repeat-containing sulfotransferase family protein, with protein MLKQASDLIKNKQFKQAEILLEHGLVNLSIEDQEIALQFLAKIAFAEQHIEKSIRYLQQLINRTPDNFAYVNALTELFLKQNDLANVCQCHANFVKLNPKNEIALFNAGYYHKQFGLFKLALVFYQQALDCGINQPEEVYLNMAVIESDHLFDDEQAIFYLEQALKINPNYISALMNLANLYEQLGNKESCISTFLKVLKVKPDHYEALARIIDATKYTDSLAPELLQAEKLLKEEQLDASVRCDLSYALGKAYDDCQQYDKAITYYHQANQTNKQIVPKFDRMKHRQYIDSIIEVFSLNNTVRVPTENEIKPVFICGMFRSGSTLLEQILASHSEVITSGELDFFPRYIAQNLKNYPADVTFINHDNLNELAEKYQELIKNINLKNSYITDKRPDNFLLIGLIKQVFPQAKIIWTQRNELDNCLSVYFLRLGAAMNYATDLEDIQFYYKEQLRLKQFWQNKFHEDMTTVDYDQLIKTPEQEITKVLHFLGLEWQAQCLRFFEQKNSVKTASVWQVRKPLYSSSSGRHQHYLPYLNQLIEG; from the coding sequence GTGTTAAAACAAGCAAGCGATTTAATTAAAAATAAGCAATTTAAACAAGCTGAAATTTTACTTGAGCATGGGCTTGTTAATTTATCTATTGAAGATCAAGAAATAGCGCTGCAGTTTCTGGCAAAAATAGCCTTTGCAGAGCAACACATTGAAAAATCGATACGTTATTTACAGCAACTCATAAATAGAACTCCGGATAATTTTGCATACGTGAATGCGTTAACAGAGCTTTTTTTAAAACAAAATGATTTGGCAAATGTTTGTCAGTGTCATGCAAACTTCGTAAAGTTAAATCCAAAAAATGAAATAGCACTATTCAACGCCGGTTATTATCACAAACAATTTGGTTTATTTAAACTCGCTTTAGTCTTTTATCAACAAGCACTCGATTGTGGTATTAATCAACCTGAAGAGGTTTATTTAAACATGGCGGTTATAGAATCTGATCATTTATTTGATGACGAACAAGCTATTTTTTATTTAGAGCAGGCATTAAAAATAAATCCTAATTATATAAGTGCACTAATGAATTTAGCTAACTTATATGAGCAACTTGGAAATAAAGAATCCTGTATCTCTACTTTTTTAAAGGTACTTAAAGTTAAACCTGATCATTATGAAGCCTTGGCTCGAATAATAGATGCAACAAAATATACTGATAGTTTAGCGCCTGAGTTACTTCAAGCAGAGAAACTATTAAAAGAAGAACAACTTGATGCGAGTGTGCGATGTGATTTAAGTTATGCACTGGGTAAAGCATATGATGATTGTCAACAGTATGACAAAGCTATTACTTATTATCATCAAGCAAACCAAACCAATAAACAGATAGTTCCTAAGTTTGATAGAATGAAACACCGCCAGTATATCGATAGTATTATTGAAGTATTTTCATTGAATAATACAGTTAGAGTACCCACTGAAAATGAAATAAAGCCGGTTTTTATTTGTGGTATGTTTCGTTCTGGCTCAACATTACTCGAACAAATTTTAGCAAGTCACTCAGAAGTGATTACCAGTGGCGAACTAGATTTCTTTCCTCGCTACATAGCACAAAACTTGAAAAATTATCCTGCGGATGTGACTTTTATAAATCATGATAATTTGAATGAACTCGCTGAAAAATACCAAGAACTAATTAAAAATATTAATTTGAAAAATAGTTATATTACCGATAAAAGACCAGATAACTTTTTGCTTATTGGATTAATTAAACAAGTATTTCCTCAAGCAAAAATTATCTGGACACAGCGTAATGAACTTGATAATTGTTTATCGGTTTATTTTCTTCGCCTAGGTGCTGCTATGAATTATGCAACTGACTTAGAGGATATTCAGTTCTATTATAAAGAGCAATTGCGTTTAAAGCAGTTTTGGCAAAACAAATTTCATGAAGATATGACTACCGTTGATTATGATCAATTGATAAAAACACCAGAACAGGAAATCACAAAAGTACTGCATTTTTTAGGCTTGGAATGGCAAGCGCAATGTTTGCGATTTTTTGAGCAAAAAAACAGTGTTAAAACCGCAAGTGTGTGGCAGGTTCGAAAACCTTTATACAGCAGCTCTTCAGGGCGTCACCAGCATTACTTGCCTTATCTAAATCAACTTATTGAGGGCTAA
- a CDS encoding TonB-dependent receptor domain-containing protein, translated as MLNNKLTKAVRLAIAYGAASTAVFATNTFAAEEGAEAVERIEVTGSRIKRTDMESASPVQITSQEEIALSGFTRIEDMMNSLPQIEASETAFQANGASGTATLDLRGLGSNRTLVLINGRRMQAGGVNSQAPDINQIPASLVKRVEVLTGGGSSTYGADAVAGVVNFVMNDDFEGFEISVGGSAYQHNNDNKYIQGLMDKKGFEYPKGNSGLDGSSLDLDITLGGDFDGGKGHAVGYITYKKQNELRQAARDYSSCALDGPGTSCGGSGNAVVPNFYIGGLDANGGFNWDDYEYWTLDSGSDAFKPSVGNSYNYAPINHFMRPDERFTFGTFLNYEINDHFRPYMEMMFMRDRTTAQIAESGTFFNDQYDIPVNTPLLSDTQRQQLMDRFGLGIDDTFSTYIGKRNTEGGPRASSIEHNAFRLVVGTEGEINDNWTYDFSMQYGSTSSSEAYLNDFFGPRIKTALSANDESCAATAGCIPYEVFTYQGISQESAKALTGVAVKNGVTEQIVIGGYVTGELDLTVPSADAPIAVVLGSEYREENYERITDEVYAQGLLLGQGGATKSLTGGYDLTEFYGEASIPLVSGAPMVEQLTMELGYRYSDYSTTGGVDTYKVAFDWTPMDDYKVRASYNRAVRAPNVAELFSEQSKGLWGGNDPCAGASPQLKQEECARTGVSAAQYGNVSKSPANQYNGLFGGNPDLQPEVADTMSFGIVAQPIDNLNFSIDYWDIELEEVIGSVGPELTVTQCALTGNSAFCDNITRSGNGSLWIGTGIVKATSVNLASRHWEGVDVSANYNAEIMGGNFNAKLIGTYMLSKEYEPLPGTPTANYDCVDNISTDCFATPEWRHTATFSYDTGSFWTAQLKWRYFGSVGYDGTTDKLLEADGGISSQSYFDLKGSFEVNDHVGVLVGVNNIFDKEPPLVGGTLSTNANAVSGFYDSLGRYVHASVTFRF; from the coding sequence ATGTTAAATAATAAACTAACCAAAGCAGTTCGCTTAGCGATTGCTTATGGTGCTGCATCAACAGCAGTGTTTGCTACCAATACTTTTGCAGCAGAAGAAGGTGCAGAAGCGGTAGAGCGTATCGAAGTAACTGGTTCTCGTATCAAACGTACTGATATGGAATCTGCAAGCCCAGTACAAATTACATCTCAAGAAGAAATCGCGCTTTCTGGTTTCACTCGTATCGAAGATATGATGAACAGCTTACCTCAAATCGAAGCTTCTGAGACTGCATTCCAAGCTAATGGTGCATCTGGTACAGCAACACTAGATTTACGTGGCCTAGGTTCGAATCGTACGTTAGTGCTTATCAATGGCCGTCGTATGCAAGCGGGTGGTGTAAACAGCCAAGCGCCAGATATCAATCAAATTCCAGCCTCATTAGTTAAGCGCGTTGAAGTGTTAACTGGTGGTGGTTCTTCAACTTACGGTGCTGACGCGGTTGCAGGTGTTGTAAACTTTGTAATGAACGATGATTTTGAAGGCTTTGAAATCAGTGTTGGTGGCTCTGCTTACCAACATAACAACGATAACAAATACATCCAAGGTCTAATGGATAAAAAAGGCTTTGAGTATCCAAAAGGTAACTCAGGTTTAGATGGTTCTTCGTTAGACTTAGACATCACACTTGGTGGTGATTTTGACGGCGGTAAAGGCCATGCAGTTGGTTATATCACGTACAAAAAACAAAATGAATTACGCCAAGCTGCGCGTGACTATTCATCATGTGCATTAGATGGCCCAGGTACATCGTGTGGTGGTTCTGGCAATGCAGTTGTACCAAACTTCTACATTGGCGGCTTAGATGCAAATGGCGGCTTTAACTGGGATGACTACGAGTACTGGACACTTGATTCAGGTAGTGATGCATTTAAACCATCTGTAGGAAACAGCTATAACTATGCACCAATTAACCACTTTATGCGCCCGGATGAGCGTTTCACATTTGGTACATTCTTAAACTACGAAATCAACGATCATTTCCGTCCATACATGGAAATGATGTTCATGCGTGACCGTACAACGGCTCAAATCGCAGAATCTGGTACGTTCTTTAATGACCAATACGACATTCCAGTAAATACGCCATTATTAAGTGATACTCAGCGTCAACAATTGATGGATCGTTTCGGTTTAGGTATTGATGATACGTTCTCTACTTATATCGGTAAGCGTAATACTGAAGGTGGCCCACGTGCAAGCAGCATCGAGCATAACGCATTTCGTTTAGTTGTTGGTACTGAAGGTGAAATCAATGATAACTGGACGTATGATTTCTCAATGCAATACGGTTCTACGTCATCATCTGAAGCATATTTAAATGACTTCTTTGGTCCACGTATCAAAACAGCACTTTCTGCAAATGACGAAAGCTGTGCTGCAACTGCAGGCTGTATCCCTTACGAAGTATTCACTTATCAAGGTATTTCACAAGAGTCAGCTAAAGCACTAACCGGTGTTGCTGTAAAAAATGGTGTGACTGAGCAAATCGTAATCGGCGGTTATGTAACGGGTGAGTTAGATTTAACTGTACCTAGTGCGGATGCTCCAATTGCTGTGGTATTAGGTTCTGAGTACCGTGAAGAAAACTACGAACGTATTACTGATGAAGTATATGCTCAAGGTTTATTACTAGGTCAAGGTGGCGCAACTAAGAGCTTAACTGGTGGTTATGACTTAACTGAATTCTATGGTGAAGCAAGTATTCCATTAGTATCAGGCGCTCCAATGGTTGAGCAATTAACTATGGAACTTGGTTACCGTTATTCTGATTACAGCACTACTGGTGGCGTAGATACGTATAAAGTAGCATTCGATTGGACTCCAATGGATGACTATAAAGTACGTGCAAGTTATAACCGTGCGGTACGTGCTCCTAACGTAGCTGAGTTATTCTCTGAGCAATCGAAAGGTTTATGGGGTGGTAACGACCCATGTGCCGGTGCATCACCACAATTAAAACAAGAAGAATGTGCTAGAACAGGTGTAAGTGCTGCTCAATATGGTAACGTATCTAAGAGCCCTGCAAACCAATACAATGGTTTATTTGGTGGTAACCCAGACCTGCAACCTGAAGTTGCAGATACCATGTCATTTGGTATCGTTGCACAACCGATTGATAACTTAAATTTCTCAATCGATTACTGGGATATCGAACTTGAAGAAGTTATTGGTAGTGTTGGCCCAGAGTTAACAGTTACACAGTGTGCGTTAACAGGTAATTCAGCGTTCTGTGATAACATCACTCGTAGTGGTAACGGAAGCTTATGGATAGGTACTGGTATTGTTAAAGCAACATCTGTAAACTTAGCCAGCCGTCATTGGGAAGGTGTGGATGTTAGTGCAAACTACAATGCTGAAATCATGGGTGGTAACTTCAACGCTAAGTTAATTGGTACATACATGCTAAGCAAAGAGTACGAGCCGTTACCTGGTACTCCAACAGCTAACTATGATTGTGTTGATAATATCAGCACTGATTGTTTCGCAACTCCAGAGTGGCGTCACACTGCAACATTTAGCTATGACACTGGTTCTTTCTGGACTGCACAGCTTAAATGGCGTTATTTTGGCTCAGTAGGTTATGATGGCACTACCGATAAGCTTCTAGAAGCGGACGGCGGCATTTCATCACAAAGCTACTTTGACCTTAAAGGTTCATTCGAAGTTAACGATCATGTTGGCGTGTTAGTGGGTGTGAACAACATCTTTGATAAAGAGCCGCCATTAGTTGGTGGTACATTATCAACAAATGCGAATGCGGTATCTGGCTTCTATGATTCACTAGGTCGTTATGTGCATGCGAGCGTAACTTTCCGTTTCTAA